AGCGGTAACAATAAGATGAGCTAGCTTAAGTAATGAGAGcccaaagataaaaaaataaaagggcagctcggtgcactaagctcccgctatgcgcggggtccggggaagggccggaccacaagggtctattgtatgtcAAGTATATTTATTCTAACATGTGAACCCTTGAAAGTAGAATGTTTTCTAGCGGACTAGATGAAACTAACATTAAATGTTTGTTGATCATGGGAAAGATGTTTGTTTGGTTTTTGTTTTCTCAAAAaggttttagaagaaaaagaggaaaccATGTAAAAAAAAACTCTTAGCCAAAAAATAAGGCTAAGAGTTGTTTTTAGATCAAGGTAAACATTGCAACATTGAAAAAACAACTACCTTGCATGTCTTTGTTTTCTGTAATTCcaaaaaacatttttgaaaagCTTCTCGAATCaacctttcaaaaaaaaaaactgtcCAAGAGCCATCTAAAAAACTCTTTTCTTGTTACATGCAAAAGATATTACTTGAATCATAGAGCTTCCCCAAACTTTCATGTCAAGTTTATGATTACATATCTTCAAAAATGTAAGTAATATTGATGCTTCGGCAATTCTATACTAAATGAAGTGCTACAATTTTAGCCCCATTCAGTTTGTAGTTAGCCACTTTTGAATCGTGCAGTTTGTGTAAATTTTTAGAACTTGTTTTCAAGATTGATCTTGGAATGAAAGGCTAACCCGACAGTTCCAAGATTGAGCCTTTGAATGTTGAAGTTGATTTGCTctggtgtgcaaaattttatcatCTAAGGTATCTGGATAACCAAATATATGGAAAAGTTACTGCTGGAACTAGAAAGATGATTAACTGTGCACTCTCCTGCTATTTCATTCATTTGTCTTTAATGAATCGATGTGTGTAAGACTCGAGATGATTTTGAGGCAATGTGAAGTGGTGGTCTGTGGGTGTTCAACCAAAGTGCAAAAAAGTTTGTTAGAATATCAAGTGAATATGTGTCTAGATTCATATACATCTAGATTCATTGTACTTGAACAAAAAAAATCATATACAATATTCTATAAGATATCTTGGGTATTCTGTATTTAATCATAAAATATTTACTTACCGTGTTTGTATAAAAGTTGATTACCTACCATATTATACATAGCCTAAGACTCCTAGATAAGGAGCACGTATTATGCATCGTTTATCAAGTCAATGAGAAGATTTTCTTtttttacatggtatcagagcttttaCAATATTGGTAGAAACTCAAATACCTTCTGCTACCGGCCACTGTACTAGCCAATGCATGCCACTCGCTGAGCAGTGTTATCTTCTTTTGTTCTTCCTTTTGGTGCCCAATGACCCTCCTCTCTCCTACAATTGGCATCCTTATCTCCAGATAGCCATTCATGCGCCATTCCTCTCTTTTAGGATTGTTTGTGCATCGGCTCATCTTTTCGATGACTGGTGCTGCTAACTTTTATGCAACCGACGCTGTCCTCTAAACTTTGAATTTCTTCAGTATTCTGCCCATTCAAGTTACATTGCTAATGTTTTGGAAATTTGCAACACCATATCTTTTTTTTGGTAATTGAGAATATATTTTTTCCTTGTGGTGCAAGAAACACTTTCTTCCACGAAACATTTGCCAACAACTTTCCAGAGGAAATAATTGCAGCACTGTTTCCTTTTTTGGTGATTGTGCAGTTCCAATGAGATCTCGAAGTCAACTTTCCATGTTCTAAAAATAAGTAGACTCAAGTTGGTTTTCCCACTTTGAGTTTGAGGGGCCATGTTGGAATATCAATTGAATGTGTCTAGATTCATACACGTCTAGATTTATTATACTTGGATAAAAAATTTATATAGAATATTCTATAGGATACCTTGGGTATTCTGTATTTAATTATTGAATATTACTTACCTTAGTAGTATAAGGATTGGTTAGCTATCATATTATACATAGTCTAAGATTCCTATATAAAGAGCACCTTTTGTACATCGTTAATCAATTCAATGAGAAGTTCTTTTCTATTTTCACATGGTATCTCATTGACTTGTTTAACAATGTACAAGagatgctccttatatatgagtCTTAAGCTATGTACAATATGGTAAGTAATCAATCCTATACAAATAAGGTTAGTAAATATTCTAtaattaaatatcaaataaccTAAGGTATTCAATAGAATATTCTATATGATTTTCCTTATTCAAGTATAATGAATCTAGATATGTATGAATTTAAATACATATTCACTTGATATTCTAACATGCCCTTTCAAACTTAAAATAAGGAAAGCAACTTGAGTTTGGTTTTATCAAAAACATACAATGTTGATACCGAATTCTCGCTGGATTCATGCACAATCACAAAATATAAATGCATTGTTGGAACTATTTCCTCCGAGAAGTTGTTGGTAACTGCATAATGAAAGAATATGCTCGTTGAACTACACACAAAAAAAGATCTTTTTTCAATCACCGAAAACAAATATGGTGTTGCAGATCTCTAGGACATCGGTCGCATAAAAAGTAACGTCTCTCGCCAGAGAAATGAATGGTGCTTGAACAATCCTAAGGAGAGGAATGACGCGTAAACACTCATCTAGATGTAGGGTCAGCAATTGATGGAGCGAGGAGTGTCATcagacaataaaagaaaaaaaacattggCTAGGCAAGCAGCACTTTTGGCCGTGCTGGTAGCTTCCGTAGTCTCTAGATTGTgaaggctctaataccaagtgaAAAGAGAAATCGATTAACAATGTACAATAGGTGCTCCTTATGTAGGGGTCTTAGGATATGTACAATTATGGTAGATAATAGTTAAATACAGAATATTTTTAGTATCATGTATCATATTCTATATGATTTTCCTTATTCAAGCAATGAACTTAGACGTATATGAATGTAGATACATATTCACTTGATATTCTAACAGTGACCTCAAGAGAAATTGAAATTAGAAGTGAAGATACCATTGAGTGCTTAATTAGTGATAATTCTTCAGTGATCCGCCTAACGCCGTCAGTATAGCCGTTTCACAAGGGTATGCAGATTTTAAGTCTTTGGTGGCAGAGCTTAACATTTGACCTGATAATGTAGCTAAAAAGTCCAATCAATGTGGTGAGGTTAGGCATGGTTGGGTTGTAAAGGACCAGACTTTTGATGATGACTCCAGAGAGTAGAGTCGTCAACTATTGACGTCTTCAATAGATTTTGTGGCTATACTTGTGTTGATTTGGGAGATATAACTTAGACAATGGTGACTTTGTTTGGTTTCACTAATTTACCTGCCTAAAAGCCTGATACTGAAAAACAGAGTCGATAATGTGCTATGTTAGAGTTGATTACACAGACTTGACAGATAAATTTTCTATTCACTACAGAATTTAGGATCAGAAGGAAGTGATGGACAGTAGCATCAGTTTTTCATAGATATAGCACTTCATGCTTTTATATTCTGTAGCCTTTGGCGTGCCTGCAAGATACAGATGTTCTGTGTTATCAGGGAAGCTTTAGTGGTCTATATATTTTGGTGCAATGATCGCTGCTCTACTTTTCATAAAACAAATGGAATATGTTGTGGTAGCTCAAAACTCAAGTAACTCTGACGTATGGTTCATAAAGAGTTCAAGAGCTCATAGATTTGTTGGAATGTCATTTCATCATAGGATGTTCTACTATGGCGCCTGCTGCTTCTGTAACAATGAAAGTTTAGACAGGCAATGGTTGGTTATTAGGATAAACTCCAATGAATCTTGTTAGAGTGCATTTCTAATAAGATAATATCACTTTAATCTTTGAACCTGAAAAAGTATTTCGGAAATCGGAATTAGTATATCTCTGATAATTATGACAGTAGTACGTTAAATGGTTTTCCCTGAGTTTTCTGTACAGGGCGTAGAATAATTGAGTAATAATATCCTGATTGACTACCGACTATTAATGATATAGCGACTGTGGAAGTGAAAATGCATTTTGGTAGGCCAGATAGTGAACCTACTCTATGTTCTTCATCCTCTACATTCAACTACTGCATTTTGGCAGCTAGGGAACCTGCATATACTAAAATCTTGTGTTCTGTTTTCCAGATACTTCCAGGGCATTCCGGAGGCAGTTTCAGAGACGGAGCAAAGAGGTGGTTGTGCATGTTAAGGCGGATGAAGCAATTTCATTGAGTGCTATATGTAATCGCTGTTGTTGCCTATTTTTCCTGCAACAGTATCGTTACTCTCAGGCCGTAGCCATTCTTTTGTACCCATTACTACATATACTCTTCACTTAAGATTGCATATTCTATTGATTTCCTCAGTGTTGTTTTGGAAAGAAGTACATCTTTGTcacattcagacactggaggtaTAGGAACTCAGGAATGTCTCCTTGTATTGCATTTGGCTCTGAGAAAGATTCTAATTGTGCATTTTGCCGTACCCTGGCTGGTTGGATTTTATTGTATACTCTGAAAATTGTATTTTTCTACATCTACGTATAACAATGAattggattggtaactgttactCCATGAACTTTCAGTTAGGCGAAATTatttgttatgcaaaaaaattaCTGTTTGCTTCATGCATGGAGCGGATGAAAAAatactatcttttctttttaaagCTCAGGTATGCAGAAGTAGCACCAGATTGTGTAAGTTTACAGGAGACTTAAATGAATGATATTGATACCAATCTTCTGGTTGCACATGACTAAATAAATAACAATCATGTTTCAGCATAACTCGCTCTAGATAATAGATTATAGTGATGGGCATGAGTATTTTCCAGATGATTTTTTCAACCTAAAACTTTGAAGATCAGTAATCATTGTTGCAATTAAGTTTCGGTTGTATGAATACCCAATAGGTCAGGAAAAATTGAAGATCAAACTGTCAAAGTCAACGGGACATTTCACTTGGATAGACCTTGAAATATATTTTGTAGCAAAAACTAAAATAGGTTGATCCACAATTAAATTGGATatacttacaacaacaacaacaataacatacccaatattattccacaccgtggggtctgaggagggtagtgtgtacgcaggccttacccctactttgtaaggatagagagactgtttccaatagaccctcggcttaggaaagtataagcaccacattaatgaaaatatagacaagaagggacagtaccaaaaagccatataaaagcagaataaaaataacaagacattaaggtgatcaacaatgaaagaaacaacggttagtcataaaaacctactaccaactgAAAGCGAGACTGTATGCTAATACTActttatgaacactctagactacctactctactattCTCattctcgacctccataccttcctatcaagggtcatgtcctcggtcagctgaagttgggccatgtcttgcctaatcacctctccccacctcttctttggcctacctctacctctccgtaggccctccaatgtcaatctctcacacctcctcaccggggcgtctgtgctcctcctcctcatatgaccaaaccacctaagctgcacttcccgcatcttgtcctcataTAACCTCATTTTTTTATCCTATCTAACCCGGTGTGCCCACACattcatctcaacatcctcacattcatctcaacatcctcatctctgctaccttcatcttctggacgtgagcgatcttgactagccaacactcaaccccatacaacatcgtgaaaaatataattaattggATATAATTAATCTTGGAAAAtatattcttttgttgtttttattgaataggaaaaaaaaaaaaaggcaatgaTGTGCTTCCAATCTCTGCTTGAATGAATGAATTAAATATTAGTGTACCAATTGCTTTCTCCACGTTTAtttcctcctttcttttctttttttcttttttttggcttggaaaaaaaagaaattttaattTGCAAATATAGTATAGTACCTTTTATTTGAAAGGGAATGAAGTCATGAAATGAAAGACTTTACTTATCAAGTAtgatcaacaacaacaagaagcaACTCGTTTCCATTATTATGACTACAAATACAAGAAATTTTGAACTTGAAGACAGTGACACAAACTCAGTGGACGTGGAGCAATGACCTTCTCACatttttttcttccatttttaacaAGCTTCCTTTCCTCATTTACAAAACTGGTAGACGAAGACACAGTAGAGGAAGATGGCTGTAACATTGGCAATTGCATTAAAAAGTCTCTTCGCCGTGTTGGGATGTTTGGCCTCAGCCGTTGTAATCTATACTGTCGTCACTGATGGCCTCCCTTTCCGCTTAGAACTCCTCACCccgtattttttcttttctctctatcTTACTAATTACTAttctattttgattttttcttggTTGGATAAATGGTAAAAAAAAGTTTGTAGACTTTGTTGAATTATGGAACGGCATTATCTAAAAGCTTaaattgttttaaaagaaaaatacttttatatatgtgaaaatatattttttataaataatataTTGTGTTCAGTAGTTCTATCTGCTCTATTACTATATTAATTTATGTGAGCACCTTCAACCTGTTAGAAATGAggcagtttttatttatttaattacgTCTTAACTGACACTTATGTTATATAGTAGCATTTTTGTGAGAATGGTCAGGAGAAAAGAACTAGCTAGGCATTGAGAATTTGACTTTGGAAAAACAGTTTTAGTTCCATCTGTTTTCTGAACAATTTGAAATTGGTGGAATGGATGTTGCAGGTGGATGGCAGCAACCTTGATAGATTTCTACATCAACATTTTTGCAATAGGGGTATGACATGATTATTTTTTAGTGCTTCTGAATGTTTACTCTGAAGTTCAATGATTTTTATTTGGTACAGTGTCACTAGCATTGGACATTAAAGAGAACATGTTTGAATTTGCCTATAAACGAATAGTTAAAACTCAACTAGCTTCAAAGCTAGTGCTAATATAACATGATTTGCTAGTAACTAATGTAATGTGGGAATTGGAAGAATTTTAACACCAATAGTGTGAAGGCTTTCGCGTTTTTATCCATAGCTTTAGGCTTAGAATTGATCATGAACTTTAGTATGGGGACTGGGTCAACTTTAGCATCGGgttttcacatttttatcaataGCCTTTAGCTGAAAACTGAAAATCTCTTTTACACTTCATTAAGAGCCGCAGACATTTGTGCAAATACTAGTAAAACTAGCATCTTACAGTCTGCATTTTTAATCCATGGCCTTAAGCTGAGATTTGAAGTTTTCTTTTGCACTAATGTATAATGTCATCCTGCAGTTTAAGCAAAACATTGATTAGGAAAATATCTAACCTGTAGTTGACTCTCTTGTCTCTTTATTTTTTGTTGGGGTGAGTCTTTGAGGTCCTTTAGTTTTCAATTGCTTTGACAACAATTTTGTGATTCCAAGATATTGGTCTGAATGCATCACATATTGCTATGTTTCTCTGCTCTTATCTCCAAAAGATTTGCTCTCATGTTTTGGCATTGTGTTATCATATTAGTCCTGGGTTGCCTACAAGGAATCGAACTGGATTACTGCACTACTTTGGGCGGTCTTGCTGTTCTGTTTAGGAAGGTATGCCTACCTTATTCTTGTATACAAAACAACTGTACCGACAATGAACTTTTAGTTTAGATGATGACTGTCCTTTAAGCTTTCTCTAAGCATCTTTTATAAGACTGAATTCTTGGTTGGAATTTTCACATATATGAAGAGTGACCAATCAATCAATTTATATGGAACCATGTAGATAACTTTGTTGGTATACACccaatcaatcaatcgatcaacTATACCTCGATCCGATGCAACATGAATCCTCTACATATTCTGCTATATTCtggcccatttcattccagtactAGCATGAAATTTGTCTTGTAAGGCAAAGTTTTAGAAATTCTCTAAATATCTCCCTTATGACCCTAATATCTGTGTAACTGCAAAAATTGATCCTCGGTCCGCACTAATTGGTATTGTTACATGGATCTCTGCTGCCATTGTGTTCTCCTCCATGTGATATAGGCATATTTCATTCCCTTTTAGCACCTTCAATCACCATCATGTTGCTCCAAGGGACTGGTGTATTTGGAGGTTGCATAAGGTATTGGCAAACTATTACAGGTGCCTTTCTCTCGTTATATCCTCTATGTGTGAGACTGCACATTTATCTTAATATCCTTTGGCATCCAGCATTCCATAAGATAAAATTTTCTTAGATTCTATTGGCAATGAATATCTTCCTTTTCAGTTTGTATTATCCTTTTATGGCATCAGAATGCCATGGTGTTATTGCCCTTAACGGTGTTCAGACAATATTATCCATAAACGTTTATCAGTTTGTGACTATATATTCAGGGATTGTGATAACCTTTTCTCTAACCCCTTCGCAGCATTACTACATGTGGCTACATTATCTTGCAGTTCCTGAATCTTTCAACTCAAGAATCTATACAGGATCCAATTTACTTTGTCCTATTACGACGCCAGAAAAAGTAAGTTTCTGATAACCTACTCTTTGCAGAAAAGAACTGTAGTAGAACTTTAACTGATACAAATAAGTGTTACTTGGAGTTTGAAGCTCTCCCATCAATGTTATATCATGAGACACATCTATTTGTGTTAGTTTTCTTTCTGAAAATGAGCTTAACTTACAATGATTTGATGAAATTTTGTGATTTAGGAATGAAACAGAACAAAGGAGGAAGTGTTCTCTTTTAACTGCAAGAATTCTATCTCTTGTTTTGGGCTGTCTGATGCTAGGGACACTGATTTACACCATTGTAACTGATGGTTCTCCATTTCGCAGAGATGTTTTCACTCCGTAAGTTCTTTACTTATTCCTAACTTTTAATCAGATGACCATCAACTTTGACTATAGTCTTTCCTAGTAAAGTGGAGACTGGAACATATTTTAGAGGATATTAGTTGTGACGGATTACTTTGTCAGCACTTAAaatatttgtttgttttcttgtttGAGCTAATAGCTAGATCTTCTTTGTTTTGCTTTCTAAATTGATGCACTTTTAAGGGAAGTGGCAGAAACTTCTCTTAACTGGAAGTCTTTGTGCTACTCTGGAGGAAAACACCCTTCTCATTTTTTCAGTATGTTTTATGCTCTTCAGCATCTTATATCCTTCAGGAAGTATATGTCTTTCCCGGAATGAGATTCCTAAATGAGAGAATATATTTGTTACAGTGATCTGAGGTTGGGATAAGGTTACTGAGAATGATTTGCGCTCCTAAAATGTATAAATTGTTTGTCTGATAATTTGATTGACTTGCTCATTTTGCATGGACAAAGACTATTGATGATATCTTACCTCATACTATCATTTAGTCCTTGATAATACTATATGAacttaaaatatcaaaatatttgACTGGATTGATCTATGTTGAGCTTTCTCAGTTTCCCCGGAAAACTTGATACTACCTTCAGTGTGACATATGACAGATAAGTATCTATGGAATTTCACATTCTATGATCGGAAGACGTGTGAAACACGAGGGGAGGGGTGAATTGTGCCCAATTTAAAAACTTAGTTGACTAGAGAGAGAAATAGTCGACTAATCTTTTCCAGCAGGTTTGATTTCAGAAGAAGTAAATTATGCAGAAACAAAAACAGTAAAGACACAGGagttttatactggttcagtaccGGTGTGGTACCTACATCCAGTTCCTTGGGTCACTagggttctcttagatcttcAATATTAAGTCATTACAACAGTTGTGGTTTTAGTTCGTTCACCACTAACGATATTCAGCAACAATGTTTATCTTTGCTTGACACAACTCTTGTTTTGTCTTCTTACTCTTTTTATCTTTTGCGACACTAGTAAACTCAAGAATACTGTGTTTGTACTAAGAACTAAAAAGATATAGAAACATGTGTTAGGTTGCGTAAACTTCCTCGTCCTTCCTCCTCTTCTTTAATAGTGCTCGATTGAGTTCCTAATTCCTCTTTCTGAGATTGTTGAAAATAATTGATAGTGTGACTTTTCCTTTTGAGGCAGAATCTTCTAAGAGTAGGACCCAGGGGTAGCCTCATAAATCCAGCGTGTGAAGTACAACCAGATTCATTCTCAATGTGCAATTTGGCTCCTTTGTCTTTTCAATCATTTGCTCCTGATTCTTCCGCTGATTTCTCGtacttgattgatttcttttccttccttgtatGCTTGAGAATCTC
The nucleotide sequence above comes from Nicotiana tabacum cultivar K326 chromosome 12, ASM71507v2, whole genome shotgun sequence. Encoded proteins:
- the LOC107787248 gene encoding uncharacterized protein LOC107787248 isoform X1; this translates as MAVTLAIALKSLFAVLGCLASAVVIYTVVTDGLPFRLELLTPWMAATLIDFYINIFAIGSWVAYKESNWITALLWAVLLFCLGSITTCGYIILQFLNLSTQESIQDPIYFVLLRRQKKNETEQRRKCSLLTARILSLVLGCLMLGTLIYTIVTDGSPFRRDVFTPWLSATLVDFYVNIVALSVWVAYKESSWLSAAFWIILLICFGSISTCAYIALQLFSLSSQDPVYLILFSSRNRAENGYEGIN
- the LOC107787248 gene encoding uncharacterized protein LOC107787248 isoform X3, whose product is MAVTLAIALKSLFAVLGCLASAVVIYTVVTDGLPFRLELLTPWMAATLIDFYINIFAIGSWVAYKESNWITALLWAVLLFCLGSITTCGYIILQFLNLSTQESIQDPIYFVLLRRQKKNETEQRRKCSLLTARILSLVLGCLMLGTLIYTIVTDGSPFRRDVFTPWLSATLVDFYVNIVALSVWVAYKESSWLSAAFWIILLICFGSISTCAYIALQLFSLSSQDPVYLILFSSRNSCSY
- the LOC107787248 gene encoding uncharacterized protein LOC107787248 isoform X2, which encodes MAVTLAIALKSLFAVLGCLASAVVIYTVVTDGLPFRLELLTPWMAATLIDFYINIFAIGSWVAYKESNWITALLWAVLLFCLGSITTCGYIILQFLNLSTQESIQDPIYFVLLRRQKKNETEQRRKCSLLTARILSLVLGCLMLGTLIYTIVTDGSPFRRDVFTPWLSATLVDFYVNIVALSVWVAYKESSWLSAAFWIILLICFGSISTCAYIALQLFSLSSQDPVYLILFSSRNRKRV